The Lysobacter panacisoli genome includes a window with the following:
- a CDS encoding transglutaminase TgpA family protein yields MADASSELLEPRSRHWALLSAGLCLLPLLLQLPPSLAATIGASAFVVVALSWRQPMHGFLRLLIALALIAAVLVLSRFAIGRDTGCALLAAMLAIKPSETFTLRDARSLLGFALFAPFATFLLDQGPLSLVLGLSAALLALSTLQRLADVESRDVQSVPLRQRLWAIGRLLAIGLPLALAAFWLFPRLGAPLWGIPERALARTGLSDSMSPGDWVDLMTDDTPALRARFFGAVPAREQMYWRGPVLWDYDGRTWRQSRWYADGGGVDIEPGAARWEYEIELEPTDSRQLVALDLPVAAPEGSRMGPDHNLQAFRPQNGLSRWRIQSAPPLRYQARLPTGMRAVALQLPDDFNPRAVALARQWRREAGPYDDAAVVRRALDWIHRDFSYTLSTPLLGRHAVDEFLFDQKAGFCEHFSSSFVVLMRAAGIPARVVTGYAGGYRNRIGGYWVVRRSDAHAWAEVWVRDRGWTRVDPTAAVAPERVFDTLEAQAALNDNLDARSLLDVGDWLRRGWNDFVLGFDARRQQNLLRPLGIERLDDRTLILLLALAVALGLLWMVWLSRRNERERDPILRAWHRLSRRYRRFGLERDPAEPALAWVDRVAAARPDLAGDLQVLSQRFSDWRYAGGEPGGRSARALTKALRAHRPPANSRGERR; encoded by the coding sequence ATGGCTGACGCGTCGAGCGAATTGCTGGAGCCGCGCTCCCGCCACTGGGCGCTGCTGAGCGCGGGCCTGTGCCTGCTGCCGTTGCTGCTGCAGTTGCCGCCCTCGCTCGCGGCGACCATCGGCGCCAGCGCGTTCGTGGTCGTCGCGTTGTCGTGGCGCCAACCGATGCACGGCTTTCTGCGCCTGCTGATCGCGCTTGCGCTGATCGCCGCGGTGCTGGTGCTCAGCCGCTTCGCCATCGGACGCGACACCGGCTGCGCGCTGCTCGCGGCGATGCTGGCGATCAAGCCCTCGGAAACCTTCACCCTGCGCGACGCGCGCAGCCTGCTCGGCTTCGCCCTGTTCGCGCCGTTCGCGACGTTCCTGCTCGACCAGGGACCACTGTCGCTCGTGCTGGGCCTGTCGGCGGCATTGCTTGCGCTGTCGACGCTGCAGCGCCTGGCGGACGTGGAATCGCGCGACGTGCAGAGCGTGCCGCTGCGGCAACGGCTGTGGGCGATCGGCAGGTTGCTCGCGATCGGCCTTCCGCTCGCGCTGGCGGCGTTCTGGCTGTTTCCTCGCCTGGGCGCGCCGTTGTGGGGCATCCCCGAACGCGCCCTCGCCCGCACCGGGCTGTCCGATTCGATGAGTCCGGGCGACTGGGTCGACCTGATGACCGACGACACGCCGGCGCTGCGCGCCCGCTTCTTCGGCGCGGTGCCGGCGCGCGAACAGATGTACTGGCGCGGACCGGTGCTGTGGGATTACGACGGACGCACCTGGCGACAGTCGCGCTGGTATGCGGATGGCGGCGGCGTCGACATCGAACCGGGCGCGGCGCGCTGGGAATACGAGATCGAACTGGAGCCGACCGACTCGCGGCAACTGGTCGCGCTCGACCTGCCGGTCGCGGCACCTGAAGGCAGTCGCATGGGGCCGGACCATAACCTGCAGGCGTTCCGCCCGCAGAATGGGTTGAGCCGCTGGCGCATCCAGTCCGCGCCGCCGTTGCGCTACCAGGCGCGACTTCCTACCGGAATGCGTGCGGTGGCGTTGCAGCTGCCCGACGACTTCAACCCTCGCGCCGTCGCACTCGCGCGGCAGTGGCGCCGCGAAGCCGGCCCCTACGACGATGCGGCCGTCGTGCGCCGCGCCCTGGACTGGATCCACCGCGACTTCTCCTACACCTTGTCGACGCCGCTCCTGGGACGCCACGCGGTCGACGAATTCCTGTTCGACCAGAAGGCCGGTTTCTGCGAGCACTTCAGCTCGTCGTTCGTGGTGCTGATGCGCGCGGCGGGCATCCCGGCACGCGTGGTCACCGGCTACGCCGGCGGCTACCGCAACCGTATCGGCGGCTACTGGGTGGTGCGACGCAGCGATGCGCACGCCTGGGCCGAAGTGTGGGTTCGCGACCGCGGCTGGACGCGCGTCGACCCGACCGCGGCGGTCGCCCCCGAACGCGTGTTCGACACACTCGAAGCGCAGGCCGCGCTCAACGACAACCTCGATGCGCGCTCGCTGCTCGACGTCGGCGACTGGCTGCGCCGTGGCTGGAACGACTTCGTTCTCGGCTTCGACGCCCGCCGCCAGCAGAACCTGCTGCGGCCGCTGGGCATCGAGCGTCTGGACGACCGCACCCTGATCCTGCTGCTGGCGCTGGCCGTCGCGCTGGGCCTGTTGTGGATGGTTTGGTTGAGCCGTCGCAACGAACGCGAGCGCGACCCGATCCTGCGCGCCTGGCATCGCCTGTCTCGACGCTACCGCCGCTTCGGGCTGGAACGCGATCCGGCCGAACCGGCCCTGGCCTGGGTCGACCGCGTCGCCGCCGCGCGCCCGGACCTTGCCGGCGACCTGCAGGTGCTCAGCCAACGTTTCAGTGATTGGCGGTACGCTGGTGGCGAACCGGGGGGACGTTCGGCTCGCGCCTTGACCAAGGCGCTGCGCGCGCACCGCCCGCCCGCGAATTCTCGAGGAGAACGCCGATGA
- a CDS encoding Slp family lipoprotein, with product MNVRLAILAASALLLAACTTQPTPLQGTFNPITPRDASAADSTGASVRWGGRIVNVEPQANRTCFEMISTNLGSSGRPYWGSDDTGGRFLACRTGFYDPAVFEKNREVTFVGRVDGYENRRIGEYDYRFPRVEADVVYLWPVRETVDVVSYPAPWPWWGWW from the coding sequence ATGAACGTCCGTCTCGCCATACTCGCCGCCAGCGCGCTGCTGCTCGCCGCTTGCACGACGCAACCCACGCCGCTGCAAGGCACCTTCAACCCGATCACGCCGCGCGACGCGTCGGCGGCCGACAGCACCGGCGCATCGGTGCGCTGGGGTGGCCGCATCGTCAACGTCGAACCGCAGGCCAACCGCACCTGCTTCGAGATGATCTCGACCAATCTGGGCAGCTCCGGCCGTCCGTATTGGGGCAGCGACGACACCGGTGGCCGCTTCCTCGCCTGCCGCACCGGGTTCTACGATCCGGCGGTGTTCGAGAAGAACCGCGAAGTGACCTTCGTCGGTCGCGTCGACGGCTACGAGAACCGCCGCATCGGCGAGTACGACTACCGCTTCCCGCGCGTGGAAGCCGACGTGGTCTACCTGTGGCCGGTCCGCGAAACGGTGGATGTCGTCAGCTATCCGGCGCCGTGGCCGTGGTGGGGCTGGTGGTGA
- a CDS encoding histidine triad nucleotide-binding protein, translating into MDTIFHKIIRREIPADIVFEDDHLIAFRDIAPQAPVHVLFVPKTDVATLNDLTPDQAVVVGRLAHAAAEYAKREGFAEDGYRIVMNCNGHGGQTVFQIHLHLLAGAPLGRFGTPKA; encoded by the coding sequence ATGGACACCATCTTCCACAAGATCATCCGCCGCGAGATCCCGGCCGATATCGTCTTCGAGGACGATCACCTGATCGCCTTCCGCGATATCGCGCCGCAAGCGCCGGTGCATGTGCTGTTCGTGCCCAAGACCGACGTCGCCACGCTGAACGACCTCACCCCGGACCAGGCCGTGGTCGTGGGACGTCTGGCGCACGCGGCAGCGGAATACGCCAAGCGCGAAGGCTTTGCCGAGGACGGCTACCGCATCGTCATGAACTGCAACGGCCACGGCGGGCAGACGGTGTTCCAGATCCACCTGCACCTGCTGGCCGGTGCGCCGCTGGGCCGCTTCGGTACGCCTAAGGCGTGA
- the recR gene encoding recombination mediator RecR codes for MTSSLLEQLIDAFRVLPGVGQKSAQRMAYHVLERERAGGQRLAAALAVAVEKIGHCVRCRDFSETDVCATCASAARDAHLLCAVESPADRLAIEQATGYRGLYFILQGRLSPLDGIGPRELGLDRLAARLAEGEVQELIIATNPTVEGEATAHYLAQLARQHKVRPSRLAHGVPLGGELEYVDRGTLAHAFGSRSEVE; via the coding sequence ATGACGTCCTCGCTTCTCGAACAACTCATCGACGCCTTCCGCGTATTGCCCGGCGTCGGACAGAAGTCCGCCCAGCGCATGGCCTACCACGTGCTCGAACGCGAGCGCGCCGGTGGCCAGCGGTTGGCGGCTGCGCTGGCCGTGGCCGTGGAGAAGATCGGCCACTGCGTGCGCTGCCGCGATTTCAGCGAGACCGACGTCTGCGCGACCTGCGCCAGCGCCGCGCGCGATGCGCACCTGCTGTGCGCGGTGGAATCGCCGGCCGACCGGCTCGCGATCGAGCAGGCCACGGGTTACCGCGGCCTGTATTTCATCCTGCAGGGGCGACTGTCACCGCTCGACGGCATCGGCCCGCGCGAACTCGGCCTGGATCGCCTCGCCGCGCGCCTGGCCGAAGGTGAGGTGCAGGAGTTGATCATCGCCACCAACCCGACGGTGGAAGGCGAGGCGACCGCGCATTACCTCGCGCAGCTCGCACGCCAGCACAAGGTGCGGCCGAGCCGTCTTGCCCACGGCGTGCCGCTGGGCGGCGAACTGGAGTACGTCGATCGCGGCACGCTCGCGCACGCGTTCGGCAGCCGCAGCGAAGTGGAGTGA
- a CDS encoding YbaB/EbfC family nucleoid-associated protein, producing MRGNIAQLMQQAQRMQENVQRAQEELAKIEVTGNAGGGMVSVTITGRMECRKVRIDPSVLSDQEMVEDLIAAAFNDAVNKVNSESQAKMSAATAGMPLPPGMKMPF from the coding sequence ATGCGTGGAAACATCGCCCAACTGATGCAGCAGGCGCAGCGGATGCAGGAAAACGTGCAGCGCGCGCAGGAAGAACTGGCCAAGATCGAAGTGACCGGCAACGCCGGTGGCGGCATGGTCAGCGTCACGATCACCGGCCGCATGGAGTGCCGCAAGGTCCGCATCGATCCGAGCGTGCTGTCCGACCAGGAAATGGTGGAAGACCTGATCGCCGCCGCGTTCAACGATGCGGTGAACAAGGTCAACAGCGAATCGCAGGCGAAGATGTCCGCGGCCACCGCCGGCATGCCGCTGCCGCCGGGCATGAAGATGCCGTTCTGA
- the dnaX gene encoding DNA polymerase III subunit gamma/tau, protein MSYLVLARKWRPKRFAELVGQEHVVRALTNALGTGRVHHAFLFTGTRGVGKTTIARIFAKSLNCERGTSAEPCGECAACRDIDAGRFIDLLEIDAASNTGVDDVREVIDNAQYMPSRGRVKVYLIDEVHMLSKSAFNALLKTLEEPPGHVKFLLATTDPQKLPVTVLSRCLQFNLKRLDEQQIQGQMTRILEAEGIPAEAGAIRQLARAADGSLRDGLSLLDQAIAYTGASAGTDGNGGVLADAGVAAMLGTVDRTRVGALLSALGEGDGQRLLAEVATLAEFSPDWASVLDTFSEALHRIQVRQLVPDAQIETDGVDVDGLAARLRPEVVQLWYQMALNGRRDLPLAPSPRAGFEMCLLRMLAFRPAEGEGNRVAAPAASGASRESAPRSAATAAPATPAPGPRVPPPNPFAESAPPSRAQAPMPPVREAEPVRPAPAPEPEARVSTPEPVRAPRETAVPSPAPTPFVHSAGIADADAWHALIAGTSLRGPARLLAEHAGFIGYADGVLSLSLGPSDDHLRSNAVVSLVAEALAPALGLVPQVRFVESRQAESLHQRNERARDARQASAEASFMGDPDVQRLISQHGAKVVPDSIRPFEDN, encoded by the coding sequence ATGTCCTACCTCGTCCTCGCCCGTAAGTGGCGTCCGAAGCGCTTCGCCGAGCTGGTCGGGCAGGAGCACGTGGTCCGCGCGCTGACCAATGCGCTCGGCACGGGGCGCGTCCACCACGCGTTCCTGTTCACCGGCACGCGCGGCGTCGGCAAGACCACCATCGCCCGCATCTTCGCCAAGTCGCTCAATTGCGAGCGCGGCACGTCGGCCGAACCCTGCGGCGAATGCGCGGCCTGCCGCGACATCGATGCGGGCCGCTTCATCGACCTGCTCGAGATCGACGCGGCCAGCAACACCGGCGTGGACGACGTGCGCGAGGTGATCGACAACGCGCAGTACATGCCCAGCCGTGGCCGGGTGAAGGTCTACCTGATCGACGAAGTGCACATGCTGTCCAAGTCGGCCTTCAACGCGTTGCTCAAGACGCTGGAGGAGCCGCCGGGGCACGTGAAGTTCCTGCTCGCGACGACCGATCCGCAGAAACTGCCGGTGACGGTGCTGTCGCGCTGCCTGCAGTTCAACCTCAAGCGCCTGGACGAGCAGCAGATCCAGGGCCAGATGACGCGCATCCTCGAGGCCGAGGGCATTCCGGCCGAGGCCGGCGCGATCCGCCAGCTCGCGCGCGCCGCCGACGGCAGCCTGCGCGACGGTCTGTCGCTGCTCGACCAGGCCATCGCCTACACCGGCGCGAGCGCGGGTACCGACGGCAACGGCGGCGTGCTCGCCGATGCGGGCGTCGCGGCGATGCTCGGCACGGTCGACCGCACCCGCGTGGGCGCACTGCTGTCCGCGCTCGGCGAGGGCGACGGCCAGCGCCTGCTGGCCGAAGTCGCGACCCTGGCGGAGTTCTCGCCCGACTGGGCCAGCGTGCTCGACACCTTCAGTGAAGCGCTGCACCGCATCCAGGTGCGCCAGCTAGTACCGGACGCGCAGATCGAGACCGACGGCGTCGACGTCGACGGTCTGGCCGCGCGGCTGCGTCCGGAAGTAGTGCAGCTGTGGTACCAGATGGCGCTCAATGGCCGTCGCGACCTGCCGCTGGCGCCAAGCCCGCGCGCTGGTTTCGAGATGTGCCTGCTGCGCATGCTGGCGTTCCGTCCGGCTGAAGGCGAGGGCAATCGCGTCGCCGCGCCGGCGGCGTCCGGTGCCTCACGCGAATCCGCGCCGCGCAGCGCAGCGACCGCAGCACCTGCGACGCCCGCACCGGGTCCGCGCGTGCCGCCGCCGAATCCATTCGCCGAATCGGCACCTCCGTCGCGCGCGCAGGCGCCGATGCCGCCGGTGCGCGAAGCCGAGCCCGTGCGTCCCGCACCTGCGCCTGAACCGGAAGCTCGCGTCTCCACGCCGGAGCCCGTGCGTGCGCCGCGTGAGACTGCTGTGCCATCGCCCGCGCCGACCCCGTTCGTGCACAGCGCCGGCATCGCCGATGCCGATGCATGGCATGCGCTGATCGCCGGCACCAGCCTGCGCGGTCCGGCACGCCTGCTCGCCGAACACGCCGGCTTCATCGGCTACGCCGACGGCGTGCTGAGCCTGTCGCTCGGCCCCAGCGACGACCACCTGCGCAGTAACGCAGTGGTCAGTCTCGTCGCCGAGGCGCTGGCCCCCGCGCTGGGCCTGGTGCCGCAAGTGCGTTTCGTCGAATCCAGGCAGGCCGAATCGCTGCACCAGCGCAACGAGCGTGCACGCGATGCGCGCCAGGCGTCGGCCGAAGCCAGCTTCATGGGCGATCCCGACGTGCAGCGGCTGATCTCGCAGCACGGCGCCAAGGTCGTGCCCGATTCGATCCGTCCCTTCGAGGACAACTGA
- a CDS encoding YncE family protein yields the protein MIRCLALVLAAASLLCGHARAAELLVGNKSANTVWRLSTDDGHRLGEFATGEGPHEIVVARGAGFALVSNYGAGSPGNTLSALDLANGKVRTIYLGEHGRPHGMRLLPGNTRAVVTTEASRRLLLVDVEAGRIEAAIDLGEGRGHMVALSKDGKTAYVTKIDAGTVSRIDLAQRRKTQEVAAGAGAEGVAVDAASGEVWVSNREAGTVTVHDPATLAIRHTIASPGFPIRVVFGADGRHALATNARAATLSVIDVATKKVVHTVPLAREGAEYRETMLGRAALPIGVIADPKRPRVYVAISGGDEIAVIDTKQWKVVDHWKTGREPDALGIVE from the coding sequence ATGATCCGCTGCCTCGCCCTCGTCCTCGCCGCCGCATCGCTCCTGTGCGGACATGCACGCGCAGCTGAACTACTGGTCGGCAACAAATCGGCGAACACGGTGTGGCGGCTCTCCACCGACGACGGCCACCGGCTCGGCGAATTCGCCACGGGCGAAGGCCCGCACGAGATCGTCGTCGCCCGCGGCGCGGGTTTCGCGCTGGTCAGCAACTACGGTGCTGGCTCGCCCGGCAACACCCTCAGCGCGCTCGATCTCGCCAACGGCAAGGTGCGCACGATCTACCTGGGCGAGCATGGCCGCCCGCACGGCATGCGCCTGCTGCCCGGAAACACGCGCGCGGTGGTGACCACCGAAGCCTCGCGCCGCCTGCTGCTCGTCGATGTCGAAGCCGGTCGCATCGAGGCGGCCATTGACCTCGGTGAAGGACGCGGCCACATGGTCGCGCTGTCGAAGGATGGCAAGACGGCGTACGTCACCAAGATCGACGCCGGCACCGTGAGCCGTATCGATCTCGCGCAACGCCGCAAGACGCAGGAAGTCGCGGCCGGTGCGGGCGCCGAGGGCGTCGCGGTCGATGCGGCCAGCGGTGAAGTGTGGGTCAGCAATCGCGAGGCGGGCACCGTCACCGTGCACGACCCGGCGACGCTGGCGATCCGCCACACCATCGCCAGCCCCGGCTTCCCGATCCGCGTGGTGTTCGGCGCCGACGGCCGCCACGCACTGGCGACGAATGCACGCGCGGCGACGCTGTCGGTGATCGACGTCGCGACGAAGAAGGTCGTGCACACCGTGCCGCTTGCGCGCGAAGGGGCGGAATATCGCGAAACCATGCTCGGCCGCGCGGCCCTGCCGATCGGCGTCATCGCCGATCCGAAACGCCCGCGTGTTTACGTCGCCATCAGCGGCGGCGACGAGATCGCGGTGATCGACACGAAGCAGTGGAAGGTGGTCGACCACTGGAAGACCGGCCGCGAACCGGATGCGCTGGGCATCGTCGAGTAG
- a CDS encoding molybdenum cofactor biosynthesis protein MoaE — protein sequence MTRFALADTSIDTATLRAQLLDDRVGGYASFEGWVRNHNEGRDVLGLRYEAYDALAQAEGERVLAEAMERFDILDAKCVHRVGDLAIGELAVWVGVSAAHRDAAFAACRFIIDEVKARVPIWKHERYAEGDAGWLHPEARP from the coding sequence ATGACTCGCTTCGCCCTCGCCGACACCTCCATCGACACCGCCACGCTGCGTGCACAGCTGCTCGACGATCGCGTGGGCGGTTACGCCAGTTTCGAAGGCTGGGTGCGCAACCACAACGAAGGTCGCGATGTGCTCGGCCTGCGCTACGAGGCCTACGACGCGCTCGCACAAGCCGAAGGCGAGCGCGTTCTCGCAGAGGCGATGGAACGTTTCGACATCCTCGATGCGAAGTGCGTGCACCGCGTCGGCGATCTCGCCATCGGCGAACTGGCCGTGTGGGTCGGCGTGAGCGCCGCACATCGCGACGCCGCGTTCGCCGCCTGCCGCTTCATCATCGATGAAGTGAAAGCGCGCGTGCCGATCTGGAAGCACGAGCGCTACGCCGAAGGCGATGCCGGGTGGCTGCATCCCGAAGCCCGGCCCTGA
- the moaD gene encoding molybdopterin converting factor subunit 1, giving the protein MMARVTVLYFASLRDAAGVASENIEVADDLRSLYETLRARHGFALPVERLRVAVDGAFARWDDPVRDGAEIAFIPPVSGG; this is encoded by the coding sequence CTGATGGCGCGCGTCACCGTCCTGTATTTCGCCAGCCTGCGCGACGCCGCCGGCGTGGCGTCGGAGAACATCGAAGTCGCCGACGACCTGCGCTCGCTCTACGAAACCCTGCGCGCCCGCCACGGCTTCGCGCTGCCGGTCGAGCGCCTGCGCGTCGCCGTCGACGGCGCCTTCGCGCGCTGGGACGACCCGGTGCGCGACGGAGCGGAAATCGCCTTCATTCCGCCGGTGAGTGGTGGGTGA
- the moaC gene encoding cyclic pyranopterin monophosphate synthase MoaC gives MPKPTPKLTHLDPKGRPAMVDVSGKAVTAREARAECRVRFPADVARQLRASGLKSAKGGIVETAIIAGTMAVKRTYELIPFCHPLPIDGCRFSIDWNGDSTLRIECSVRTTHRTGVEMEALTGATVAALTVYDMCKALSHRIVLGPAKVLGKRGGRHDFGAT, from the coding sequence ATGCCAAAACCCACCCCCAAGCTCACCCATCTCGACCCCAAGGGCCGTCCCGCGATGGTCGACGTCTCCGGCAAGGCCGTCACCGCGCGTGAGGCGCGTGCCGAATGCCGCGTGCGTTTTCCCGCGGACGTCGCACGGCAATTGCGCGCATCGGGCCTGAAGAGCGCGAAGGGCGGCATCGTCGAAACCGCGATCATCGCCGGCACGATGGCGGTGAAACGCACGTATGAACTGATCCCGTTCTGCCATCCGCTGCCCATCGATGGTTGCCGGTTTTCCATCGACTGGAATGGCGACAGCACGCTGCGCATCGAGTGCTCCGTGCGCACCACGCACCGTACCGGCGTGGAGATGGAAGCGTTGACCGGCGCGACCGTCGCCGCGTTGACCGTCTACGACATGTGCAAGGCGCTGTCGCACCGCATCGTGCTGGGTCCGGCGAAGGTGCTCGGCAAGCGCGGCGGCCGCCACGACTTCGGAGCGACCTGA
- the moaA gene encoding GTP 3',8-cyclase MoaA has translation MNAVTRAPELSSLPLDRRGRPLRDLRLSVIEACNFRCPYCMPADRVPDDYGFDTASRLSFDEIETLVRGFVALGVHKLRLTGGEPLLRKGLSTLVQRLSRIDGLDDIALTTNGSLLAAHAQALRDAGLGRITVSLDALDPQRFRQMSGGRGDIADVLAGIDAAKRAGFESIKLNCVVERGLNEDQVLPLIQRFRGSGHVVRFIEYMDVGTCNGWVRDRVVPSAELRDRIAARWPLHPLEAQYRGEVASRYAFQDGQGEVGFVSSVSEPFCGDCHRARVSADGRLYTCLFAADGHDLRPALAQGETALRERVGAVWSHRADRYSEVRGSGQAQRRHVEMFLIGG, from the coding sequence ATGAACGCCGTCACCCGCGCGCCAGAGCTGTCGTCGCTGCCGCTCGACCGGCGTGGCCGGCCGCTGCGCGACTTGCGGCTGTCGGTGATCGAAGCCTGCAACTTCCGTTGCCCGTACTGCATGCCGGCCGATCGCGTGCCGGACGATTACGGCTTCGACACGGCCTCGCGCCTGTCCTTCGACGAGATCGAAACACTGGTGCGCGGATTCGTCGCGCTCGGCGTGCACAAGCTGCGCCTCACCGGCGGTGAACCGCTGCTGCGCAAGGGGTTGTCAACGCTGGTCCAGCGACTGTCGCGGATCGACGGTCTGGACGACATCGCGCTGACCACCAACGGTTCGCTGCTCGCCGCGCACGCGCAGGCATTGCGCGATGCCGGACTGGGGCGGATCACGGTGAGCCTGGACGCGCTCGATCCGCAACGCTTCCGCCAGATGTCCGGTGGTCGCGGCGATATCGCCGACGTGCTGGCCGGCATCGACGCGGCCAAACGCGCGGGTTTCGAGTCGATCAAACTCAACTGCGTCGTCGAACGCGGGCTCAACGAAGACCAGGTGTTGCCGCTGATCCAACGCTTCCGCGGCAGCGGACACGTCGTGCGCTTCATCGAGTATATGGACGTGGGCACCTGCAACGGCTGGGTGCGCGACCGCGTGGTGCCCTCGGCGGAGCTGCGCGATCGCATCGCCGCGCGCTGGCCGCTGCATCCGCTGGAAGCGCAGTACCGCGGCGAAGTCGCCTCGCGTTACGCGTTCCAGGACGGACAGGGCGAGGTCGGGTTCGTCAGTTCGGTGAGCGAACCGTTCTGCGGCGACTGCCATCGCGCCCGCGTCTCGGCCGACGGTCGCCTCTACACCTGCCTGTTTGCCGCGGACGGCCACGACCTGCGTCCTGCGCTGGCGCAAGGCGAAACCGCGCTGCGCGAACGCGTGGGCGCGGTCTGGTCCCATCGCGCCGACCGCTACAGCGAAGTGCGCGGCAGTGGCCAGGCGCAGCGCCGGCACGTGGAGATGTTCCTGATTGGTGGGTGA
- a CDS encoding MBL fold metallo-hydrolase: MVWQLRLHGVGNASAVELGSAMATIERDGSPWLTIDCGGEGLTAYLAHYGDAPRALFITHTHLDHVAGFERLFVSSYFDPSRRGRVRVYVPAPVLPLLHKRVGDYPNALAEGGVNFWDAFHVIPVGDAFWHDGIRLEVFPTRHHWPETAYGLRLRGSVVWTGDTRPIPEMLARHADDGELIAHDCALHGNPSHSGIDDLEREYAPALLDRCLLYHYGNREEGEILAARGYRVAHPGQVVALQAPTAMEAEPA, from the coding sequence ATGGTGTGGCAACTGCGTCTGCATGGCGTCGGCAACGCGTCGGCGGTCGAGCTCGGTTCGGCGATGGCCACCATCGAGCGCGACGGTTCGCCGTGGCTGACCATCGACTGCGGTGGTGAAGGGCTCACCGCGTACCTTGCGCACTACGGCGACGCGCCGCGCGCGTTGTTCATCACCCATACCCACCTCGACCACGTCGCCGGCTTCGAGCGGCTGTTCGTGTCGAGCTACTTCGACCCGTCGCGACGGGGCCGCGTGCGCGTGTACGTGCCGGCGCCGGTGCTGCCGCTGCTGCACAAGCGCGTGGGCGACTACCCCAACGCACTGGCCGAGGGCGGCGTCAATTTCTGGGATGCGTTCCACGTGATCCCGGTGGGGGACGCGTTCTGGCACGACGGCATCCGCCTGGAAGTCTTCCCCACGCGCCACCACTGGCCCGAGACCGCCTACGGCCTGCGCCTGCGCGGCAGCGTGGTGTGGACCGGCGACACGCGTCCGATTCCCGAAATGCTGGCGCGCCACGCCGACGACGGCGAGCTGATCGCGCACGACTGCGCGCTGCACGGCAATCCCTCGCACAGCGGTATCGACGATCTCGAACGCGAATACGCGCCGGCGCTGCTCGACCGCTGCCTGCTGTACCACTACGGCAATCGCGAGGAAGGCGAGATCCTCGCCGCGCGCGGCTACCGTGTCGCGCATCCCGGCCAGGTCGTCGCGCTGCAGGCGCCGACGGCGATGGAAGCGGAGCCGGCATGA
- a CDS encoding 3-deoxy-D-manno-octulosonic acid kinase, with the protein MTGFDAAEELTPFRDDSGYGAILFDRNRVRQASPEWFVPSFWQQRARPVESGGRGGAWFVDAPFGPALLRRYLRGGLAARVSRDRYWWHDAASTRSFAEFRLTRAMAEKGVPVPRPIAACYRRDGMFYRAAILLERLDDVRSLADRAAVAGDGAPWEEAGRLIARAHRAGLDHADLNAHNLLFTTTGRGWIIDLDRGRIRIPATGWRERNLARLKRSLLKLRGSRPVEDVERDFGRLRAAYDRAWERGY; encoded by the coding sequence ATGACGGGGTTCGACGCTGCCGAGGAATTGACGCCGTTCCGCGACGACAGCGGGTACGGAGCCATTCTGTTCGACCGTAACCGGGTGCGGCAAGCAAGCCCGGAATGGTTCGTTCCTTCTTTCTGGCAACAGCGTGCACGACCGGTCGAAAGCGGCGGGCGCGGTGGCGCCTGGTTCGTCGATGCGCCCTTCGGCCCGGCGCTGTTGCGCCGCTACCTGCGCGGCGGCCTTGCCGCGCGCGTGAGCCGCGACCGCTACTGGTGGCACGACGCGGCCAGCACGCGCAGCTTCGCCGAGTTCCGCCTGACCCGCGCGATGGCCGAAAAGGGCGTGCCGGTGCCGCGGCCCATCGCGGCCTGCTACCGGCGCGACGGCATGTTCTACCGCGCGGCGATCCTGCTCGAGCGCCTGGACGATGTGCGCTCGCTCGCCGACCGGGCCGCCGTGGCGGGCGACGGTGCGCCGTGGGAAGAGGCCGGCCGTCTGATCGCGCGCGCCCACCGCGCCGGTCTCGACCATGCCGACCTCAACGCCCATAACCTGTTGTTCACCACCACCGGACGAGGCTGGATCATCGACCTCGACCGTGGCCGCATCCGCATTCCCGCCACCGGCTGGCGCGAACGCAACCTCGCGCGGCTCAAGCGCTCGCTGCTGAAGCTGCGCGGCTCGCGGCCGGTGGAGGACGTCGAACGCGATTTCGGCCGCCTGCGTGCGGCGTACGATCGGGCCTGGGAACGAGGCTACTGA